The proteins below are encoded in one region of Alkaliphilus flagellatus:
- the queA gene encoding tRNA preQ1(34) S-adenosylmethionine ribosyltransferase-isomerase QueA produces the protein METKDFDFYLPEELIAQTPLENRDNSRLMVLDRETGEIEHKHFYDIVEFLNPGDCLVLNDTRVLPARLIGEKEVTGGKIEFLLLKRIELDTWEALVKPGKKAKIGSRFVFGDGLLHTEVVGMGEEGSRIIKFEYEGVFEEILDRLGQMPLPPYITETLEDKERYQTVYSKNQGSAAAPTAGLHFTKELLQKIENKGIKVVYITLHVGLGTFRPVKVEKIEEHKMHSEFYILDDKTASIINNAKKQGNKVVTVGTTSCRTLESVADTYGQIKPSSGWTDIFIYPGYSFKIVDNLITNFHLPESTLIMLVSALAGQDRTLNAYETAVKERYRFFSFGDAMFIK, from the coding sequence ATGGAAACAAAAGACTTTGATTTTTACTTACCAGAGGAACTAATTGCACAAACACCTTTGGAAAATCGAGATAATTCAAGATTGATGGTTTTGGATAGGGAGACTGGAGAAATTGAACATAAGCATTTTTATGATATTGTAGAATTTTTAAACCCTGGAGATTGTTTAGTATTAAATGACACTAGAGTATTACCTGCAAGATTGATCGGTGAAAAAGAGGTAACTGGGGGAAAAATAGAATTTCTATTATTAAAAAGAATAGAATTAGACACGTGGGAAGCATTAGTCAAGCCAGGAAAAAAAGCAAAGATTGGTAGTAGATTTGTTTTCGGTGATGGACTACTGCATACAGAAGTTGTAGGTATGGGAGAAGAAGGCTCTAGAATTATAAAGTTTGAATATGAAGGTGTATTTGAAGAAATATTAGATAGACTAGGGCAAATGCCATTACCACCATATATTACAGAAACGCTGGAGGATAAGGAACGATACCAAACAGTATACTCTAAAAATCAGGGTTCTGCAGCTGCACCTACAGCTGGTTTACACTTTACTAAGGAGTTATTACAAAAAATAGAAAATAAAGGAATAAAAGTTGTATATATTACTTTGCATGTTGGCTTAGGCACATTTCGACCTGTAAAGGTAGAAAAAATAGAAGAACATAAGATGCACTCGGAATTTTATATTCTAGATGATAAAACTGCTAGTATTATTAATAATGCTAAAAAACAAGGAAATAAAGTAGTTACTGTGGGCACTACTAGTTGTAGAACTTTAGAGTCAGTAGCGGATACATATGGACAAATAAAGCCTAGTAGTGGATGGACAGATATTTTTATTTATCCCGGATATAGTTTTAAAATAGTAGATAATTTAATTACTAATTTTCATTTACCAGAATCAACATTAATTATGCTGGTTAGTGCTTTAGCAGGTCAGGATAGAACCTTAAATGCCTATGAGACCGCAGTAAAAGAAAGATATAGATTTTTTAGTTTTGGAGATGCTATGTTCATAAAATAA
- the tgt gene encoding tRNA guanosine(34) transglycosylase Tgt, producing the protein MAIKYELIKTCKQSGARLGRLHTPHGIIETPIFMPVGTQATVKTMTPEELKEINSQIILSNTYHLYLRPGHKLIEKAGGLHKFMNWDGPILTDSGGFQVFSLGPLRKISEEGVEFRSHLDGSKHFISPEKAVEIQNSLGSDIMMAFDECAPYPADYEYVKNSLERTTRWAKRCKDAHKNTEKQALFGIIQGGMYEDLRRQSAEEIIGLDFPGYSVGGLSVGEPKHLMYEVLEYTTPLMPKDKPRYLMGVGSPDDLIEGVIRGIDMFDCVLPSRIGRNGTAMTSRGKVVIKNASHTESFEPLDPECDCYTCKNYSRAYLRHLFKANEILGLRLLTNHNLYFLLKLMEEIRQAIREDRLLDYRKDFFQKYGYEL; encoded by the coding sequence ATGGCAATTAAGTATGAGCTAATCAAGACATGTAAACAAAGTGGAGCAAGGTTAGGCAGACTACATACACCACATGGTATAATAGAAACACCTATTTTTATGCCCGTGGGGACACAGGCAACGGTTAAGACAATGACACCAGAGGAACTGAAAGAGATTAATTCACAAATAATTTTAAGTAATACATATCATTTATATTTAAGACCAGGACACAAATTAATTGAAAAAGCAGGTGGATTACATAAATTTATGAATTGGGACGGACCAATTTTAACTGATAGTGGAGGATTCCAAGTATTTAGTTTAGGTCCGCTCAGAAAAATAAGTGAAGAAGGAGTAGAATTTAGATCTCATTTAGATGGATCGAAGCATTTTATTAGTCCAGAGAAGGCTGTTGAAATACAAAACTCTCTAGGTTCTGATATTATGATGGCATTTGATGAGTGTGCTCCATATCCAGCTGATTATGAATACGTTAAAAACTCACTTGAAAGAACTACAAGATGGGCAAAAAGGTGTAAGGATGCTCATAAAAATACTGAAAAACAAGCTTTATTTGGAATTATTCAAGGAGGTATGTATGAGGATCTAAGAAGACAAAGTGCTGAGGAGATAATAGGTTTAGATTTTCCAGGATATTCAGTAGGTGGACTAAGTGTAGGTGAACCTAAACACTTAATGTATGAGGTACTAGAGTACACGACACCACTAATGCCGAAGGATAAACCAAGATATTTAATGGGTGTAGGAAGTCCAGACGATTTAATAGAAGGTGTAATTAGGGGAATAGACATGTTTGACTGTGTGTTGCCTTCAAGAATTGGTAGAAATGGCACTGCAATGACTAGCAGAGGTAAGGTTGTAATTAAAAATGCTAGTCACACAGAAAGCTTTGAGCCTTTAGATCCTGAGTGTGATTGCTACACATGTAAAAATTATTCAAGAGCCTATTTACGTCATTTATTTAAGGCAAATGAAATTTTAGGATTAAGACTGCTTACAAACCATAATTTATATTTCCTTTTAAAATTAATGGAAGAAATAAGACAAGCTATTAGAGAAGATCGACTATTAGATTATAGAAAAGATTTTTTTCAAAAATATGGATATGAATTATAG
- the yajC gene encoding preprotein translocase subunit YajC yields the protein MPAQIASLILPLGVFVVFYFLLIRPQQKKDKKIKEMRNNLKVGEQIITIGGIHGKVIKIKDDVITIEVGSDKLKLTMAKWSIGTVVSQDKSL from the coding sequence ATGCCAGCACAGATTGCAAGTTTAATATTACCATTAGGTGTATTTGTAGTTTTTTATTTTTTATTAATAAGACCACAGCAAAAAAAGGATAAAAAAATTAAAGAAATGAGAAACAATCTAAAGGTTGGGGAGCAAATAATAACTATCGGTGGTATTCATGGTAAGGTTATCAAAATAAAAGATGATGTTATTACTATTGAAGTTGGATCAGATAAATTAAAGCTAACAATGGCCAAATGGTCCATCGGAACTGTAGTTTCACAGGATAAAAGTTTATAA
- a CDS encoding TIGR04086 family membrane protein, translating to MKGGKKTTVKAGPLNIKIYGRGLIRGYIISLLLFLIVAVLITYTSIGENIIPLITSIIMIVGIVFAAIYASVNLRNKGWLHGGIIGLVFILILIGLSKIFIANYSVDRIALYKIGLSMGAGIIGGILGVNIK from the coding sequence ATGAAGGGTGGAAAAAAAACTACAGTAAAGGCAGGACCTCTTAATATAAAAATCTATGGACGTGGACTGATTAGGGGATATATAATATCGCTATTGCTTTTTCTTATAGTAGCAGTGCTAATAACATATACAAGTATAGGAGAAAATATTATTCCGTTAATTACGTCTATTATTATGATAGTTGGTATTGTTTTTGCGGCGATTTATGCTTCTGTAAATTTGAGAAACAAAGGTTGGCTCCATGGTGGAATTATAGGATTAGTTTTTATTTTAATATTAATTGGTTTAAGTAAAATATTTATAGCCAATTATTCAGTTGACAGGATTGCTTTATATAAAATTGGATTAAGCATGGGGGCAGGAATAATAGGGGGCATACTAGGGGTAAACATTAAATAA
- the scfA gene encoding six-cysteine ranthipeptide SCIFF, translated as MKHIKTLSGATLVKSAIKGGCGECQTSCQSACKTSCTVANQECENR; from the coding sequence ATGAAACATATTAAAACATTGAGCGGCGCAACTCTTGTAAAAAGTGCTATTAAGGGAGGATGTGGCGAGTGTCAGACTTCTTGCCAATCAGCTTGCAAAACTTCTTGTACAGTAGCTAACCAAGAGTGTGAAAACAGATAA
- the scfB gene encoding thioether cross-link-forming SCIFF peptide maturase has translation MIHKFYQDNTYMVMDVNSGAVHVIDKLAYDVLDFYSNKETEDIVELLNDKYSSIEIREAIKELDSIKEEGLLFADDRYFNHEGFKNKKPIVKALCLHIAHDCNIRCKYCFASQGDFKGDRSLMSAEIGKKSIDFLLKNSGSRHNLEVDFFGGEPLMNFETVKEIVDYGREQEKKHNKNIRFTMTTNGVLLNEENMKYINENMYNVVLSIDGRKEVNDTMRYSINGQGTYDIIVPKFLKMVEMREHRNYYVRGTFTRENLDFAKDVLHLADLGFKSTSMEPVVAESHHDYAIKEEDLSTVFEQYEALAREYVKRIKEGKGFDFFHFMIDLNQGPCVIKRVSGCGAGAEYLAITPEGEIYPCHQFVGNEDFKIGNIMEETLNTSLYNEFSNAHIYNKNKCGECWAKFYCSGGCHANAYNFNKNIYEPYDIGCEMEKKRIECALTIQAKLAEED, from the coding sequence ATGATTCATAAATTTTATCAAGATAATACCTATATGGTGATGGATGTTAATAGCGGAGCTGTTCATGTTATTGACAAGTTAGCCTATGATGTTTTAGATTTTTATTCAAATAAAGAAACAGAAGACATTGTAGAATTGCTTAATGACAAATATTCTAGCATAGAGATAAGAGAAGCTATTAAAGAGTTAGACTCTATAAAGGAAGAAGGACTTTTATTTGCAGACGATCGTTACTTTAATCATGAAGGCTTTAAGAACAAAAAGCCTATTGTTAAAGCTTTATGTCTACATATAGCTCATGATTGCAATATACGGTGTAAATATTGCTTTGCGTCTCAAGGAGATTTTAAAGGAGATAGAAGCTTAATGAGCGCTGAGATTGGTAAAAAATCTATAGACTTTTTGCTTAAAAATTCTGGAAGTCGTCATAATTTAGAAGTAGACTTCTTTGGTGGCGAGCCATTAATGAACTTTGAAACCGTTAAAGAAATTGTTGATTATGGAAGAGAGCAAGAGAAAAAACATAATAAAAATATTAGGTTTACTATGACCACTAATGGTGTGCTTCTTAATGAAGAAAATATGAAATATATTAATGAAAATATGTACAACGTGGTTCTTAGTATTGATGGACGCAAAGAAGTTAATGATACTATGAGATATTCTATTAATGGACAAGGTACATATGATATAATAGTGCCTAAGTTTTTAAAAATGGTAGAGATGAGAGAACACCGTAATTATTATGTTAGGGGAACTTTTACTAGAGAAAACTTAGATTTTGCAAAAGACGTGTTGCATCTTGCAGATTTAGGATTTAAAAGTACGTCTATGGAACCAGTAGTAGCTGAGTCACATCATGACTACGCTATTAAAGAAGAAGACTTATCAACTGTATTTGAGCAATATGAAGCCTTAGCTAGAGAATATGTTAAAAGAATTAAAGAAGGAAAAGGATTTGATTTTTTCCACTTTATGATAGACTTAAATCAGGGGCCATGTGTAATTAAACGGGTTTCTGGATGTGGTGCTGGTGCTGAATATTTAGCTATTACTCCTGAAGGAGAGATTTACCCATGCCATCAATTTGTTGGTAATGAAGATTTTAAAATTGGGAATATCATGGAAGAAACACTTAATACTTCTTTATACAACGAATTTAGCAATGCTCATATTTATAATAAAAATAAATGTGGTGAGTGTTGGGCGAAGTTTTATTGCAGTGGTGGATGTCATGCTAATGCTTATAATTTCAACAAAAATATTTATGAGCCTTATGATATTGGATGTGAAATGGAGAAGAAGAGAATTGAGTGTGCCTTAACAATTCAAGCAAAATTAGCAGAGGAGGATTAA
- a CDS encoding gamma carbonic anhydrase family protein, whose protein sequence is MIKSIKGKKPAIDNSCFIAETANIVGEVTIAANSSIWYNVVIRADENYVKIGENTNIQDNSVIHNSIEFPTIIGDNVTVGHNAIVHACTVGNDCLIGMGAIILNGAEIGDETIIGAGALVAQGKKIPSGVLALGSPAKVIRELTEQEKEGLRDSARHYIDTAKDHMNNEK, encoded by the coding sequence GTGATTAAGTCAATCAAAGGTAAAAAACCTGCTATCGATAATAGTTGTTTTATTGCAGAAACAGCAAATATAGTTGGAGAGGTAACTATAGCAGCAAATTCTAGTATTTGGTACAATGTAGTTATACGAGCAGATGAGAATTATGTAAAGATTGGAGAAAATACCAATATTCAAGACAACTCTGTTATTCATAACAGTATAGAATTTCCAACTATCATTGGTGATAATGTTACTGTAGGTCATAATGCAATTGTTCATGCTTGTACAGTTGGGAATGATTGTCTAATTGGAATGGGCGCTATTATATTAAATGGTGCAGAAATTGGTGATGAAACAATTATTGGTGCTGGTGCCCTTGTTGCTCAAGGAAAGAAAATACCTTCTGGAGTATTAGCCCTAGGTTCGCCTGCAAAGGTAATTAGAGAACTAACAGAACAAGAAAAGGAAGGGTTAAGGGATTCCGCTAGACATTATATAGATACAGCCAAGGACCATATGAATAATGAAAAATAA
- the secD gene encoding protein translocase subunit SecD — protein sequence MKAKSGIIFIIIIAILGLAIFTAFNGLEIGNYKIKPVKDSVRQGLDLKGGVYVLYEAQTDKTGRELDELIEQVIEVFSRRVDSMGLTEPLIIREGEKRIRVELPGAKNAQEAIDMIGKTAQLKFVTADDEVVVTGSNVVRAQATLGEGNSPHVSLEFDSEGAKKFAEATGRLAELQNSMDKIIYIILDDEVISSPVVNSKIPDGHASISGGFTIETASNLAALIRAGALPVDLEEVQTSTITATLGENALNRSLQAAKVGIILVFLFMLIYYRIPGLVAGIALSTYILLVIGTMITLKATFTLPSIAALILSVGMAVDANVIIFERIKEEIKAGKTVRAAIDSGFKRAFTSILDSNITTLISGIVLYQFGTGPIRGFAVMLIIGIVASMFTAVVVTKFLLKLFVGMNLAKNSKLYGA from the coding sequence ATGAAAGCAAAGAGTGGTATTATATTTATAATTATTATTGCTATTTTAGGATTAGCAATATTTACAGCTTTCAATGGGCTAGAAATTGGCAACTATAAAATAAAGCCTGTAAAGGATTCGGTTCGACAAGGACTTGATTTAAAAGGTGGAGTTTATGTTCTTTATGAAGCTCAAACAGATAAAACTGGTAGAGAATTAGACGAGTTAATAGAGCAGGTTATAGAAGTATTTAGTAGACGTGTAGATAGTATGGGACTTACAGAACCATTGATTATTCGAGAAGGTGAAAAGAGAATTCGTGTTGAATTACCAGGAGCAAAAAATGCTCAAGAAGCTATAGACATGATTGGTAAAACAGCACAGCTGAAATTTGTTACTGCTGATGATGAAGTTGTGGTTACAGGTAGTAATGTAGTTAGAGCTCAAGCAACCCTGGGAGAAGGAAATTCACCACATGTAAGCTTAGAATTCGATAGCGAGGGAGCTAAAAAGTTTGCTGAGGCAACTGGTAGATTAGCTGAGCTACAAAATAGTATGGATAAAATAATTTATATTATATTAGACGATGAAGTAATTTCAAGTCCAGTAGTTAACAGCAAAATTCCAGATGGACATGCATCTATTTCTGGTGGATTTACAATAGAAACAGCGTCTAATTTAGCTGCTTTAATTAGGGCAGGAGCTTTACCTGTAGACTTAGAGGAAGTACAAACATCAACAATTACTGCTACTCTAGGTGAAAATGCCTTAAACAGAAGCTTACAGGCAGCTAAAGTAGGTATTATACTTGTATTTCTTTTCATGCTTATTTATTATAGAATACCTGGTTTAGTTGCAGGTATTGCATTGTCCACATATATATTACTTGTAATAGGAACAATGATAACTTTAAAAGCAACCTTTACATTACCTAGTATTGCTGCTTTAATTCTTTCTGTAGGTATGGCAGTAGATGCTAATGTTATTATTTTTGAAAGGATTAAAGAGGAAATTAAAGCTGGTAAAACAGTTAGAGCTGCAATAGACTCAGGATTTAAGAGAGCATTTACATCAATTCTAGACTCTAATATTACTACTCTTATATCAGGAATTGTTTTATATCAATTTGGTACAGGCCCTATTAGAGGATTTGCAGTTATGTTAATAATTGGTATTGTTGCAAGTATGTTTACAGCTGTTGTAGTTACTAAATTCTTATTAAAATTATTTGTAGGAATGAATCTAGCTAAAAATAGCAAACTTTACGGAGCGTAA
- the secF gene encoding protein translocase subunit SecF, whose translation MNIVQKRKIWFSISGAIMLLGLVLGLVRGINFGIDFTGGTLLEIELHKYVATEEIREIIDKYDSSSSINMLGEEKTTVQIRMNEDFDTEKRTEIFEEFKKKYNLAEEDFLRADQFGPSVGKEIQGKALLSMVIASIGMLIYITIRFEFSFAISAIIALTHDVLIVLAMYSILRVPVNSPFVAAILTILGYSINDTIVIFDRIRENLKFMKKADYTQVANDSISQTITRSINTSLTTLVTILALYILGVDQIREFALPLIIGVIAGTYSSVFIASPLWVMIKQRQRANHI comes from the coding sequence ATGAATATTGTACAAAAACGAAAAATATGGTTTTCTATTTCCGGAGCAATTATGTTATTAGGTTTAGTTTTAGGACTTGTAAGAGGAATAAATTTTGGAATTGACTTTACTGGTGGAACCTTATTGGAAATTGAACTTCATAAATATGTAGCTACAGAAGAAATAAGAGAAATTATTGATAAATATGACTCTAGCTCAAGTATAAATATGTTAGGAGAGGAAAAGACAACAGTTCAGATTAGAATGAACGAAGACTTTGATACTGAAAAGCGTACAGAGATTTTTGAAGAATTTAAGAAAAAATATAATTTAGCTGAAGAAGACTTTTTAAGAGCAGATCAATTTGGACCATCAGTAGGAAAAGAAATTCAAGGTAAGGCACTACTTTCAATGGTTATCGCTTCTATTGGAATGTTAATATATATTACAATCAGATTTGAGTTTAGCTTTGCTATTTCAGCTATTATAGCATTAACTCATGACGTTTTAATTGTATTAGCAATGTACTCTATACTTCGAGTACCTGTTAATAGTCCTTTTGTAGCTGCTATTTTAACTATTCTAGGATATTCTATTAATGATACAATTGTTATATTTGATAGAATAAGAGAAAACCTTAAATTTATGAAAAAGGCTGACTACACACAAGTAGCTAATGATAGTATTTCACAAACAATCACTCGTTCCATAAATACTTCATTAACAACACTAGTTACTATTTTAGCCCTATATATTTTAGGAGTAGATCAAATTAGGGAATTTGCACTGCCACTAATAATAGGTGTTATAGCTGGAACCTATTCCTCTGTATTCATTGCAAGCCCATTATGGGTTATGATTAAACAAAGACAAAGGGCAAACCATATCTAA
- the recJ gene encoding single-stranded-DNA-specific exonuclease RecJ, which produces MIHKKYWTYNKLDNIKVEELSNSLGITPTISRVLLNRGIANHDEAKKFLYSSLTQLHDPFLLKDMDKVVKRIKEAIRNNEKICIYGDYDVDGISSTSIMIKYFNSINHPVSYYIPSRMEEGYGLNKDAIEKIFINGTRLIITVDCGITSVEEVKFANSLGIDIVITDHHECQNVLPDAYGIINPKQKDCSYPFDKICGCGLAFKLIQALTPAEVFKTSIYDYLDIVAIATVADVVSLTDENRVIVKNGLEYISESINPGIQALLKVCGFEDRRLNAGNIAFGLAPRINAAGRISSADAGVQLLTATDVNHANKIAQLLNEENRYRQEIEMNILNEAIDIIERNPGYASDNILIIYNEGWHPGVIGIVASRIVEKYYRPTVILGVEEGIAKGSARSIPGFDLFDAMNKCKDLFIKFGGHEQAAGLSINVENIEAFRQQINLIAKQTLTEEDLIPKVFYDDILKIEDISEQLIDEIQQLEPFGMGNPSPKFISQGLRTVDIRGVGVDKKHIKFKLEFSGNYIDGIGFGLGDFQQLIELNDEIDIVFSPEYNVYNGNRKLQFNIKDIKIKHSLNYRKHPVLKEYYQNFFISKYETDKRFIDIPLKILKGEKDKIVRQKVEDASKIKPILILANTLNHAYRLLSLLEYKKSSSLTSISIGFNQPNTDNLDYEVYVVINPVVDKIQYKRYNNIILYDMFYSLDQLKAFINQNHIERTIFLYEDGDEESNLSILKSIVPTREQLVAIYKYLKDNKSKRISHSFEKIYDDIKCRHNLIINDALFNNALTIFAEGSLLTYNFENNAYNIHMLEPTCKVDLNKLKYTQYLETIKYQYNDFKNIWLQLL; this is translated from the coding sequence ATGATACATAAGAAGTACTGGACATATAACAAATTGGATAATATAAAAGTTGAAGAATTATCAAACAGCCTTGGAATTACACCAACTATTTCGAGAGTTTTATTAAATAGAGGAATAGCAAATCATGATGAAGCAAAGAAGTTCTTATATTCAAGTTTAACTCAGCTGCACGATCCATTTCTTCTTAAAGATATGGATAAGGTTGTCAAGCGAATTAAGGAAGCCATAAGAAATAATGAAAAAATATGTATTTATGGTGATTATGATGTTGATGGGATATCAAGTACATCGATTATGATTAAATATTTTAATTCAATCAACCACCCTGTTAGCTATTATATACCTAGTAGAATGGAAGAGGGTTATGGGTTAAATAAAGATGCCATTGAGAAAATATTTATTAATGGAACTAGACTAATCATTACAGTGGATTGTGGTATTACATCTGTAGAGGAAGTAAAATTTGCCAATAGTTTGGGAATAGATATAGTAATAACCGATCACCATGAATGTCAAAACGTGTTACCTGATGCTTATGGTATTATTAATCCAAAACAAAAGGATTGCTCATATCCCTTTGATAAAATCTGTGGATGTGGATTAGCCTTTAAATTAATTCAGGCATTGACACCGGCGGAGGTTTTTAAAACATCTATATACGATTACTTAGATATTGTTGCAATAGCGACAGTAGCCGATGTAGTTTCTTTAACAGATGAAAATCGAGTTATAGTTAAAAATGGTCTTGAATACATTTCTGAAAGTATAAATCCTGGTATTCAGGCTTTATTGAAGGTTTGTGGATTTGAAGATAGAAGATTAAATGCAGGAAATATAGCTTTTGGCCTTGCTCCTAGAATTAATGCTGCAGGTAGAATTAGTTCTGCAGATGCTGGTGTCCAACTACTTACAGCTACAGATGTTAATCATGCTAATAAAATTGCACAATTATTAAATGAAGAAAATAGATATAGACAAGAAATTGAAATGAATATTTTAAATGAAGCTATAGATATTATTGAAAGAAATCCTGGGTATGCTAGTGATAATATTTTGATTATTTATAATGAAGGATGGCATCCTGGGGTGATTGGAATTGTTGCATCTCGGATTGTTGAAAAATATTATAGGCCAACAGTAATTTTGGGAGTAGAAGAAGGTATAGCTAAAGGATCAGCTAGGAGTATACCTGGGTTTGACTTATTTGATGCTATGAATAAATGTAAGGATTTATTCATAAAATTTGGTGGGCATGAACAAGCCGCAGGACTATCTATTAATGTAGAAAATATAGAAGCATTTCGACAACAAATTAATTTAATTGCAAAACAAACCTTAACAGAAGAAGATCTTATTCCTAAGGTTTTTTATGATGATATACTAAAAATTGAAGACATTAGTGAACAGCTTATAGATGAAATTCAGCAATTAGAACCATTTGGAATGGGTAATCCATCGCCAAAGTTTATTTCTCAAGGTTTACGTACAGTAGATATAAGAGGAGTAGGGGTTGATAAAAAGCATATAAAGTTTAAATTAGAATTTAGTGGAAATTATATCGATGGTATTGGTTTTGGTCTAGGAGACTTTCAGCAATTAATAGAATTAAATGATGAGATTGATATTGTTTTTTCTCCAGAATATAATGTATACAATGGAAATCGCAAGCTCCAGTTTAATATAAAAGATATTAAGATTAAACATAGCCTAAATTATCGAAAACATCCTGTATTAAAAGAATATTATCAAAATTTTTTCATAAGCAAATATGAAACTGATAAAAGATTTATTGATATTCCGCTAAAAATACTAAAGGGAGAAAAAGATAAGATAGTACGCCAAAAGGTTGAAGATGCAAGCAAAATAAAACCTATTCTTATACTAGCAAATACACTAAATCACGCCTATAGACTACTATCTCTCCTAGAATATAAAAAAAGTTCTAGCTTAACTAGTATATCAATTGGTTTTAATCAACCTAATACTGATAATTTAGACTATGAAGTTTACGTAGTTATTAACCCTGTTGTTGATAAAATACAGTATAAAAGATATAATAATATTATTCTTTATGATATGTTTTATTCTCTAGATCAATTGAAAGCTTTTATAAATCAAAATCATATAGAAAGAACTATTTTTTTATACGAAGATGGAGATGAGGAGTCTAATCTTAGTATTTTGAAAAGTATAGTACCAACTAGGGAACAGTTGGTAGCTATATACAAATACTTAAAAGATAACAAATCTAAGAGAATATCCCATTCATTTGAAAAAATATATGATGATATAAAGTGTAGGCATAATTTAATAATAAACGATGCATTATTTAATAATGCTCTAACCATATTTGCGGAAGGAAGTTTATTAACTTATAATTTTGAAAATAATGCTTATAACATACATATGTTAGAACCTACTTGTAAGGTGGATTTAAATAAATTAAAATATACTCAGTATCTGGAGACAATAAAGTACCAGTATAATGATTTTAAAAATATATGGCTACAATTGCTATAG
- a CDS encoding adenine phosphoribosyltransferase: MDLKSKIRVIEDFPKKGISFKDITTLLKDGEAYKYLVRELSDQLKNLNVDVIVGPEARGFLIGTPVAYDLGVGFVPIRKPGKLPAETISYEYELEYGTDLLQIHKDAIRPGQRVAILDDLLATGGTVLATAKLIEQLGGQVVSINFLIELNFLQGRDVLQDYEVHSLVQYED, from the coding sequence ATGGATTTAAAAAGCAAAATAAGAGTAATCGAAGATTTTCCTAAGAAAGGCATAAGTTTTAAAGATATTACTACTCTTTTAAAAGATGGAGAAGCTTATAAATATTTAGTAAGAGAGTTATCAGATCAACTTAAGAACTTAAATGTTGATGTAATAGTGGGCCCAGAGGCTAGAGGGTTTTTAATTGGAACTCCAGTTGCATACGATTTAGGAGTTGGATTTGTACCTATAAGAAAACCTGGAAAACTGCCAGCTGAAACAATTAGTTATGAATATGAACTTGAATATGGTACAGATTTACTACAAATACATAAAGATGCAATTAGGCCTGGACAAAGGGTAGCTATATTAGATGATTTATTGGCTACTGGCGGAACTGTACTGGCTACGGCTAAGCTAATTGAGCAGCTTGGAGGACAAGTAGTTTCAATCAACTTTTTAATTGAGCTTAATTTCCTACAAGGAAGAGATGTATTACAGGATTATGAAGTACATTCATTAGTTCAATACGAGGATTAA